In the genome of Vicia villosa cultivar HV-30 ecotype Madison, WI linkage group LG7, Vvil1.0, whole genome shotgun sequence, one region contains:
- the LOC131620349 gene encoding oligopeptide transporter 7-like isoform X1, which translates to MDSDQEIKEALITTNDGASRSDDENSPIEQVALTVPVTDDPFLPVFTFRTWTLGTLACIFLSFLNQFFGFRREPLSVTAISAQIAVVPLGHLMAATVTNRVFMKGKKWEFTLNPGKFNVKEHVLITIFASSGAASVYAIHLVSAIKVFYRKEITVLVALLVVLTTQVLGFGWAGVFRRYLVEPAAMWWPQNLVQVSLFRALHETEERQKGGLTRNQFFLITFICSFAYYVFPGYLFPMLTSLSWLCWVFPNSVIAQQLGSGLNGLGLGAVGFDWSSICSYLGTPLASPWFATANIAVGFGIFMYLIVPTAYTLNLYHARRFPIFSDGLFSSDGQNYNISAITDSNFHLDLEAYQREGPLYLSTMFAMSYGIGFACLSATLVHVLLFHGSDILQLSKSAFQGKKIDIHTKIMRKNYKQVPEWWFLCILLFSITAAIFVCEYYNDQLQLPWWGVMLACVVAVSFTLPVGIIRATTNQAPALNVITEYIIGYIYPGYPIAVMLFKVYGNMSMKQAIFFLQDFKLGHYMKIPPRAMFLAQVLGTIIAAIVHLLTAWWLIETVPNICHRELLPAGSPWTCPGDHVFYDASVIWGLIGPRRIFGNLGHYSAINWFFLAGAIAPLVVWLAHKAFPDKPWIKLITMPVILGALTEMPPATPVNYTSWVLVGFASGFVAYRYYRGWWTRHNYLLSGALDAGLAFMGVFLYLCLGMQHISLDWWGSNSDRCPLASCPSDSGVISKGCPIF; encoded by the exons ATGGACAGTGATCAAGAAATCAAGGAAGCTCTAA TTACAACAAACGACGGTGCATCCAGATCCGACGACGAGAATTCTCCGATCGAACAGGTAGCGCTCACAGTTCCGGTAACCGACGATCCATTCCTACCGGTCTTCACTTTCCGAACATGGACATTAGGAACTCTCGCCTGCATTTTTCTCTCATTCTTGAACCAATTCTTCGGGTTCCGGCGAGAGCCTCTTTCCGTCACGGCAATCTCAGCACAGATTGCGGTGGTTCCGCTGGGTCACCTAATGGCAGCGACGGTGACCAACAGAGTTTTCATGAAAGGGAAGAAGTGGGAGTTCACGCTGAATCCCGGGAAATTCAACGTGAAGGAGCACGTGCTTATTACGATATTCGCGAGTTCTGGTGCTGCTAGTGTTTACGCTATTCATTTGGTTAGCGCTATTAAGGTTTTTTACAGGAAGGAGATAACGGTGTTGGTTGCGTTGTTGGTTGTTTTGACGACGCAGGTTTTGGGCTTTGGTTGGGCCGGGGTTTTCCGTCGTTACTTGGTGGAGCCCGCTGCTATGTGGTGGCCGCAAAATCTCGTCCAAGTATCGCTTTTCAG GGCACTGCACGAAACAGAGGAGAGACAGAAAGGAGGGTTAACACGAAATCAGTTCTTCCTGATAACATTTATTTGCAGTTTTGCGTATTATGTGTTTCCAGGCTATTTGTTTCCAATGCTAACATCACTCTCTTGGTTATGTTGGGTGTTTCCCAATTCTGTTATAGCACAACAGTTAGGTTCAGGGTTAAATGGTCTTGGACTTGGAGCTGTTGGATTTGATTGGTCCAGTATATGTTCTTATCTTGGTACCCCTTTGGCTAGTCCATGGTTTGCTACTGCTAACATTGCTGTTGGTTTTGGCATTTTCATGTATCTCATTGTTCCTACTGCTTATACCCTTAATCTTTACCACGCAAGAAGATTTCCCATCTTTTCCGATGGTTTATTCAGCTCTGATGGTCAAAACTATAACATCTCAGCTATTACTGACTCTAACTTCCACCTTGATTTGGAAGCTTATCAACGCGAGGGCCCTCTTTATCTTAGCACCATGTTTGCTATGTCATATGGTATTGGTTTTGCTTGCCTTTCTGCAACTCTCGTTCATGTCTTGCTCTTCCATGGGAG TGATATATTGCAGCTCAGTAAGTCTGCTTTTCAAGGGAAGAAGATAGATATACACACAAAGATCATgagaaaaaattataaacaagTTCCTGAATGGTGGTTCCTTTGCATTCTTTTGTTCAGCATTACGGCAGCTATATTTGTGTGTGAATATTACAACGATCAACTCCAGCTACCATGGTGGGGTGTGATGTTAGCATGTGTTGTTGCTGTATCGTTTACTCTTCCTGTTGGAATAATCAGAGCTACGACAAATCAGGCACCTGCTTTGAATGTGATAACAGAGTACATAATTGGATACATCTACCCTGGTTATCCTATTGCAGTCATGTTGTTTAAAGTGTATGGGAACATGAGTATGAAACAGGCCATTTTCTTTTTGCAAGATTTTAAGCTTGGCCATTACATGAAGATTCCTCCTAGAGCAATGTTCTTGGCACAG GTACTTGGCACAATAATAGCTGCAATTGTGCATCTATTAACAGCATGGTGGCTAATAGAAACAGTTCCAAATATATGCCATAGGGAATTGCTTCCAGCAGGAAGCCCATGGACTTGCCCAGGTGATCATGTATTCTATGATGCATCTGTGATATGGGGTTTGATAGGGCCTCGCAGAATATTTGGAAATCTAGGACACTACTCAGCCATCAACTGGTTTTTCTTGGCGGGTGCTATTGCTCCTTTAGTTGTTTGGCTAGCACACAAAGCCTTCCCTGATAAACCATGGATTAAACTTATTACTATGCCTGTGATCTTAGGAGCATTAACCGAAATGCCTCCAGCTACACCAGTTAACTACACAAGTTGGGTTCTTGTTGGATTTGCCTCAGGATTTGTTGCTTACCGTTACTATCGTGGTTGGTGGACCCGTCATAACTATCTCTTGTCTGGAGCACTTGATGCTGGATTAGCCTTCATGGGAGTTTTTCTGTACTTGTGTTTGGGAATGCAGCATATCAGCCTAGATTGGTGGGGTAGTAACTCAGATAGATGTCCTTTAGCTTCATGTCCATCTGATTCAGGCGTGATATCTAAAGGGTGTCCTATTTTTTGA
- the LOC131620349 gene encoding oligopeptide transporter 7-like isoform X2, translating into MWWPQNLVQVSLFRALHETEERQKGGLTRNQFFLITFICSFAYYVFPGYLFPMLTSLSWLCWVFPNSVIAQQLGSGLNGLGLGAVGFDWSSICSYLGTPLASPWFATANIAVGFGIFMYLIVPTAYTLNLYHARRFPIFSDGLFSSDGQNYNISAITDSNFHLDLEAYQREGPLYLSTMFAMSYGIGFACLSATLVHVLLFHGSDILQLSKSAFQGKKIDIHTKIMRKNYKQVPEWWFLCILLFSITAAIFVCEYYNDQLQLPWWGVMLACVVAVSFTLPVGIIRATTNQAPALNVITEYIIGYIYPGYPIAVMLFKVYGNMSMKQAIFFLQDFKLGHYMKIPPRAMFLAQVLGTIIAAIVHLLTAWWLIETVPNICHRELLPAGSPWTCPGDHVFYDASVIWGLIGPRRIFGNLGHYSAINWFFLAGAIAPLVVWLAHKAFPDKPWIKLITMPVILGALTEMPPATPVNYTSWVLVGFASGFVAYRYYRGWWTRHNYLLSGALDAGLAFMGVFLYLCLGMQHISLDWWGSNSDRCPLASCPSDSGVISKGCPIF; encoded by the exons ATGTGGTGGCCGCAAAATCTCGTCCAAGTATCGCTTTTCAG GGCACTGCACGAAACAGAGGAGAGACAGAAAGGAGGGTTAACACGAAATCAGTTCTTCCTGATAACATTTATTTGCAGTTTTGCGTATTATGTGTTTCCAGGCTATTTGTTTCCAATGCTAACATCACTCTCTTGGTTATGTTGGGTGTTTCCCAATTCTGTTATAGCACAACAGTTAGGTTCAGGGTTAAATGGTCTTGGACTTGGAGCTGTTGGATTTGATTGGTCCAGTATATGTTCTTATCTTGGTACCCCTTTGGCTAGTCCATGGTTTGCTACTGCTAACATTGCTGTTGGTTTTGGCATTTTCATGTATCTCATTGTTCCTACTGCTTATACCCTTAATCTTTACCACGCAAGAAGATTTCCCATCTTTTCCGATGGTTTATTCAGCTCTGATGGTCAAAACTATAACATCTCAGCTATTACTGACTCTAACTTCCACCTTGATTTGGAAGCTTATCAACGCGAGGGCCCTCTTTATCTTAGCACCATGTTTGCTATGTCATATGGTATTGGTTTTGCTTGCCTTTCTGCAACTCTCGTTCATGTCTTGCTCTTCCATGGGAG TGATATATTGCAGCTCAGTAAGTCTGCTTTTCAAGGGAAGAAGATAGATATACACACAAAGATCATgagaaaaaattataaacaagTTCCTGAATGGTGGTTCCTTTGCATTCTTTTGTTCAGCATTACGGCAGCTATATTTGTGTGTGAATATTACAACGATCAACTCCAGCTACCATGGTGGGGTGTGATGTTAGCATGTGTTGTTGCTGTATCGTTTACTCTTCCTGTTGGAATAATCAGAGCTACGACAAATCAGGCACCTGCTTTGAATGTGATAACAGAGTACATAATTGGATACATCTACCCTGGTTATCCTATTGCAGTCATGTTGTTTAAAGTGTATGGGAACATGAGTATGAAACAGGCCATTTTCTTTTTGCAAGATTTTAAGCTTGGCCATTACATGAAGATTCCTCCTAGAGCAATGTTCTTGGCACAG GTACTTGGCACAATAATAGCTGCAATTGTGCATCTATTAACAGCATGGTGGCTAATAGAAACAGTTCCAAATATATGCCATAGGGAATTGCTTCCAGCAGGAAGCCCATGGACTTGCCCAGGTGATCATGTATTCTATGATGCATCTGTGATATGGGGTTTGATAGGGCCTCGCAGAATATTTGGAAATCTAGGACACTACTCAGCCATCAACTGGTTTTTCTTGGCGGGTGCTATTGCTCCTTTAGTTGTTTGGCTAGCACACAAAGCCTTCCCTGATAAACCATGGATTAAACTTATTACTATGCCTGTGATCTTAGGAGCATTAACCGAAATGCCTCCAGCTACACCAGTTAACTACACAAGTTGGGTTCTTGTTGGATTTGCCTCAGGATTTGTTGCTTACCGTTACTATCGTGGTTGGTGGACCCGTCATAACTATCTCTTGTCTGGAGCACTTGATGCTGGATTAGCCTTCATGGGAGTTTTTCTGTACTTGTGTTTGGGAATGCAGCATATCAGCCTAGATTGGTGGGGTAGTAACTCAGATAGATGTCCTTTAGCTTCATGTCCATCTGATTCAGGCGTGATATCTAAAGGGTGTCCTATTTTTTGA
- the LOC131618713 gene encoding uncharacterized protein LOC131618713: MDPNNHFNTQNSANFPFNQNPNNFPNPNNYQNPNYYQNPNQFSNQHPQNIPNFGFPPNFNQSSSVPNFQTYYGSMPRNPSQIPPFNGYVTMANANFPSGGVPEFPEFSTQLTIGGMIVSNEVGPNSEDSTPKSRKTQQPAWNIEQNLVLISGWIKFGTNSVVGRNQKGETYWGKIAEYCNEHCSFDPPRDGPACRNRFNYMNKVLGKWIGAYDGAKRMQGSGWSENDVLAKAQELYACGKNVRFTLMEEWHALRDQPRYGSQVGGNIGSGSSGSKRSRESDACGSNTVESSARPIGREAAKKKGKKKSKEYASEVVDKE, translated from the coding sequence atggatcccaataATCATTTTAACACTCAAAATTCTGCTAATTTTCCATTTAACCAAAATCCCAACAATTTTCCAAATCCCAACAATTATCAAAATCCCAACTATTATCAAAATCCAAATCAATTTTCCAACCAACATCCTCAAAACATACCTAATTTTGGTTTTCCACCAAATTTCAACCAGTCATCCTCTGTTCCAAACTTTCAAACATATTATGGATCTATGCCGAGAAATCCATCTCAAATACCCCCGTTTAATGGTTATGTGACAATGGCGAATGCAAATTTTCCAAGTGGTGGTGTACCTGAATTTCCCGAGTTTTCAACACAACTAACTATTGGTGGCATGATAGTTTCTAATGAAGTCGGTCCGAATTCAGAGGATTCAACTCCTAAGAGCAGGAAAACTCAGCAACCAGCATGGAACATTGAACAAAATTTGGTGCTAATTAGTGGGTGGATTAAATTTGGAACAAACAGTGTTGTCGGGAGAAACCAGAAAGGTGAAACATATTGGGGTAAAATTGCTGAGTATTGTAATGAGCATTGCTCATTCGATCCTCCGCGTGATGGACCTGCATGCCGAAACCGTTTTAATTATATGAACAAAGTGTTGGGTAAATGGATTGGCGCTTATGATGGCGCTAAGCGTATGCAAGGAAGTGGTTGGTCGGAGAATGATGTTTTGGCAAAAGCGCAAGAATTATATGCATGTGGGAAGAATGTTAGATTCACTTTAATGGAAGAATGGCACGCTCTCCGTGATCAACCACGTTATGGTAGTCAAGTAGGAGGAAATATTGGCTCAGGAAGTAGTGGATCTAAGAGATCTCGCGAGAGTGATGCATGTGGCTCAAACACTGTAGAATCCAGTGCTCGTCCTATAGGAAGGGAGGCAGCTAAAAAAAAGGGTAAAAAGAAAAGCAAGGAATATGCCTCGGAGGTGGTGGACAAAGAATGA